In a single window of the Pongo abelii isolate AG06213 chromosome 1, NHGRI_mPonAbe1-v2.0_pri, whole genome shotgun sequence genome:
- the CZIB gene encoding CXXC motif containing zinc binding protein, giving the protein MGKIALQLKATLENITNLRPVGEDFRWYLKMKCGNCGEISDKWQYIRLMDSMALKGGRGSASMVQKCKLCARENSIEILSSTIKPYNAEDNENFKTIVEFECRGLEPVDFQPQAGFAAEGVESGTAFSDINLQEKDWTDYDEKAQESVGIYEVTHQFVKC; this is encoded by the exons atgggg AAAATCGCGCTGCAACTCAAAGCCACGCTGGAGAACATCACCAACCTCCGGCCCGTGGGCGAGGACTTCCGGTGGTACCTGAAG ATGAAATGTGGCAACTGTGGTGAGATTTCGGACAAGTGGCAGTACATCCGGCTGATG GACAGTATGGCACTGAAGGGGGGCCGTGGCAGTGCTTCCATGGTCCAGAAGTGCAAGCTGTGTGCAAGAGAAAATTCCATCG aGATTTTAAGCAGCACCATCAAGCCTTACAAT GCTGAAGACAATGAGAACTTCAAGACAATAGTGGAGTTTGAGTGCCGGGGCCTTGAACCAGTTGATTTCCAGCCCCAG GCTGGGTTTGCTGCTGAAGGTGTGGAGTCAGGGACAGCCTTCAGTGACATTAATCTGCAGGAGAAG GACTGGACTGACTATGATGAAAAGGCCCAGGAGTCTGTGGGAATCTATGAGGTCACCCACCAGTTTGTGAAGTGCTGA